A window of the Cannabis sativa cultivar Pink pepper isolate KNU-18-1 chromosome X, ASM2916894v1, whole genome shotgun sequence genome harbors these coding sequences:
- the LOC115707000 gene encoding UDP-sulfoquinovose synthase, chloroplastic, giving the protein MAHLLSTSCTLKIAPGCKPNSRLNQDSLAFSASFSFQTSKSPFRSFRLPVERFRTNSTLQETTIPSSGFRASSGEGSKAEKVMVIGGDGYCGWATALHLSKKGYEVAIVDSLVRRLFDQQLGIDSLTPISSIHSRVRRWKALTGKSIELYIGDICDFEFLSETFKSFEPDAVVHFGEQRSAPYSMIDRSRAVFTQNNNVIGTLNVLFAIKEYRDHCHLVKLGTMGEYGTPNIDIEEGYITITHNGRTDTLPYPKQGSSFYHLSKVHDSNNIAFTCKAWGIRATDLNQGVVYGVKTPETDMHEELCNRLDYDGVFGTALNRFCVQAAVGHPLTVYGKGGQTRGYLDIRDTVQCVELAIANPANRGEFRVFNQFTEQFSVNELAALVTKAGKNLGIEVQTTSVPNPRVEAEEHYYNAKHTKLIELGLQPHLLSDSLLDSLLNFAVEYKDRVDMKQIMPSVSWKGIGAKPKTVAA; this is encoded by the exons ATGGCACACTTACTTTCCACTTCTTGTACTCTTAAAATTGCTCCTGGATGTAAACCAAATTCCAGATTAAACCAAGACTCATTGGCCTTTTCAGCATCATTTTCTTTCCAAACATCGAAATCGCCCTTTAGAAGCTTTCGTTTGCCAGTTGAAAGGTTTAGAACAAACTCTACCCTGCAGGAAACCACAATTCCATCTTCTGGTTTTCGTGCTAGCTCGGGTGAAGGCTCGAAAGCAGAGAAGGTTATGGTAATTGGTGGTGATGGGTACTGTGGTTGGGCCACAGCACTTCATCTATCCAAGAAAGGTTACGAGGTTGCCATAGTTGACAGCCTTGTTCGTCGCCTCTTTGATCAGCAGCTCGGTATTGACTCGCTCACTCCAATATCCTCAATCCACAGCCGTGTACGTCGTTGGAAAGCACTTACAGGAAAGAGTATTGAACTCTACATTGGTGATATTTGTGACTTTGAGTTCTTATCAGAAACTTTTAAGTCATTTGAGCCTGATGCTGTTGTTCATTTCGGGGAGCAAAGGTCTGCCCCTTATTCGATGATTGATCGATCAAGAGCTGTTTTTACACAGAATAACAATGTGATTGGAACATTGAATGTGCTTTTTGCTATAAAAGAATATAGAGATCATTGCCATTTGGTTAAGCTTGGGACAATGGGAGAATATGGTACACCAAATATTGACATTGAAGAAGGTTACATTACAATTACTCATAATGGAAGAACAGATACTCTTCCATACCCGAAGCAAGGTAGCTCATTCTACCATTTGAGTAAAGTTCATGATTCAAACAATATAGCTTTCACTTGCAAGGCTTGGGGGATCAGAGCCACTGACTTAAACCAAGGTGTGGTTTATGGAGTTAAAACTCCAGAAACCGATATGCATGAAGAGCTATGCAACAGGCTTGATTATGATGGTGTGTTCGGGACAGCATTGAATCGGTTTTGTGTTCAGGCTGCTGTTGGTCATCCACTTACTGTGTATGGCAAGGGAGGCCAG ACTCGGGGATACCTTGACATAAGAGATACAGTTCAATGTGTTGAACTTGCCATTGCAAACCCAGCTAACCGTGGTGAGTTTCGGGTTTTCAACCAATTCACCGAGCAATTCTCTGTTAACGAGCTTGCAGCTCTCGTTACTAAAGCAGGGAAGAATCTTGGGATCGAAGTCCAAACAACTTCTGTTCCAAACCCAAGAGTAGAGGCCGAGGAACATTATTACAACGCCAAACATACTAAACTGATTGAATTGGGACTTCAACCACATTTACTTTCAGACTCTCTTCTTGATTCTTTGCTGAACTTTGCTGTCGAGTACAAAGATCGGGTTGACATGAAGCAGATAATGCCCAGTGTTTCGTGGAAAGGAATCGGAGCTAAGCCAAAGACTGTTGCTGCCTAG
- the LOC115706987 gene encoding putative uncharacterized protein YDL057W isoform X1: MKATLKEGPPNPMIRQSLRVRVSIVNRHGENLVGILHDTGSEELVIICHGLQSSKERIPMVNLAAAFEKEGISAFRFDFAGNGESEGSFRYGNYRREADDLRDVVQYFNEKNRTVISIIGHSKGGNAVLLYAAKHNDIHTVVNISGRFDLKRGIEGRLGKDFLQRIKQDGFIDVKNKRGKFEYRVTEESLIDRLTTDTREACKSIDHNCRVLTIHGSMDKIVPIEDSFEFNKFISNHKLHIIEGADHEYTYHQDELASVVLDFIKAGFRQAGDLPVRSRL; encoded by the exons ATGAAAGCTACTCTCAAAGAAGGACCTCCAAACCCTA TGATTCGACAGAGTCTTAGGGTTAGGGTTAGTATTGTTAACAGACATGGTGAGAATCTGGTGGGAATATTGCATGATACAGGTTCTGAAGAGCTCGTTATAATCTGCCATGGCTTACAATCCTCTAAG GAACGTATTCCTATGGTGAATCTTGCTGCTGCATTCGAGAAAGAAGGAATCAGTGCTTTTCGCTTTGATTTCGCTGGGAATGG TGAAAGTGAAGGTTCATTTCGATATGGTAACTATCGAAGAGAGGCTGATGATCTTCGTGATGTAGTTCAGTACTTCAATGAGAAGAATCGTACTGTAATTTCGATTATTGGACACAGCAAAG GAGGAAATGCTGTGCTTTTGTATGCTGCAAAACATAATGACATTCATACAGTTGTGAATATTTCTGGCCGATTTGACCTCAAAAGGGGTATCGAAGGTCGCTTAGGTAAAGATTTTCTTCAAAGAATCAAGCAAGATGGATTCATTGATGTCaagaataaaagag GAAAGTTTGAGTACAGAGTGACTGAAGAAAGTTTGATAGACCGCCTAACTACAGATACTCGAGAGGCCTGCAAATCGATCGATCACAACTGCAG GGTATTGACAATTCATGGATCAATGGATAAAATAGTACCGATAGAAGATAGTTTCGAGTTTAACAAGTTCATTTCTAATCATAAACTTCACATTATAGAAGGAGCTGATCATGAGTACACTTATCATCAAGATGAGTTGGCTTCTGTTGTGTTGGACTTCATCAAGGCAGGTTTTCGCCAAGCTGGAGATCTACCTGTTCGGTCGCGATTATAG
- the LOC115706987 gene encoding putative uncharacterized protein YDL057W isoform X2: MIRQSLRVRVSIVNRHGENLVGILHDTGSEELVIICHGLQSSKERIPMVNLAAAFEKEGISAFRFDFAGNGESEGSFRYGNYRREADDLRDVVQYFNEKNRTVISIIGHSKGGNAVLLYAAKHNDIHTVVNISGRFDLKRGIEGRLGKDFLQRIKQDGFIDVKNKRGKFEYRVTEESLIDRLTTDTREACKSIDHNCRVLTIHGSMDKIVPIEDSFEFNKFISNHKLHIIEGADHEYTYHQDELASVVLDFIKAGFRQAGDLPVRSRL; this comes from the exons TGATTCGACAGAGTCTTAGGGTTAGGGTTAGTATTGTTAACAGACATGGTGAGAATCTGGTGGGAATATTGCATGATACAGGTTCTGAAGAGCTCGTTATAATCTGCCATGGCTTACAATCCTCTAAG GAACGTATTCCTATGGTGAATCTTGCTGCTGCATTCGAGAAAGAAGGAATCAGTGCTTTTCGCTTTGATTTCGCTGGGAATGG TGAAAGTGAAGGTTCATTTCGATATGGTAACTATCGAAGAGAGGCTGATGATCTTCGTGATGTAGTTCAGTACTTCAATGAGAAGAATCGTACTGTAATTTCGATTATTGGACACAGCAAAG GAGGAAATGCTGTGCTTTTGTATGCTGCAAAACATAATGACATTCATACAGTTGTGAATATTTCTGGCCGATTTGACCTCAAAAGGGGTATCGAAGGTCGCTTAGGTAAAGATTTTCTTCAAAGAATCAAGCAAGATGGATTCATTGATGTCaagaataaaagag GAAAGTTTGAGTACAGAGTGACTGAAGAAAGTTTGATAGACCGCCTAACTACAGATACTCGAGAGGCCTGCAAATCGATCGATCACAACTGCAG GGTATTGACAATTCATGGATCAATGGATAAAATAGTACCGATAGAAGATAGTTTCGAGTTTAACAAGTTCATTTCTAATCATAAACTTCACATTATAGAAGGAGCTGATCATGAGTACACTTATCATCAAGATGAGTTGGCTTCTGTTGTGTTGGACTTCATCAAGGCAGGTTTTCGCCAAGCTGGAGATCTACCTGTTCGGTCGCGATTATAG